The genomic interval TTTCCATCGCTTGGGGTCATCGAATGATCAAATGGGCTGATGAAAGGTTCGCTCATCGCTTTGCCGGCGGACCTGCTCCTGCTCGGAAGCCGAAATATGGCAAAGATCATGCTCGCTACGAGCGAAATGGCTGGCTGCATCACTTGCTCGCATGGGTGATAGGCGCTGCCATTTTGTATGGCATGATTTTAATGGTCGGCGATGCGTTGCGAACGGAGGTTTTATTTAACACGCTTCGTTTATGGTCGATCATACTCGTCATTGATTTTGTTATCAGCTTTAGCTATAGCTTATGGCCACGCGCCAAAAAAGCAGAATCCAATTAGGATTCTGCTTTTCTTTTACAAAATTATCGTGTAATTAGCTGCTCACGACGCGGTCCTACCGATACGCTTGCAACTTTTACGCCAATGGCTTCTTCCACAAACTGAACGTATTGCTGAGCTGCTTCAGGCAACTGCTCAAAAGTTGTAGCTTGCGAAATATCGCAGTTCCAGCCTGGCAAGCGCTTAAGCACTGGCTTAGCAGAAGCAAGCGCTGCTGTCACTGGGAATGAATCCTTAATGATTTGTCCACCCAATTCATAACCGATGCATACTGGAATTTCATCTAAGTATCCTAGAACATCAAGATTGGTCAGCGCAACCTCCGTAGCCCCTTGCAGCATGCAGCCATAACGCGTAGCCACCGCATCAAACCACCCCATTCGGCGCGGGCGCCCTGTATTCACGCCAAATTCTCCTGCGTCGCCTCCCAAACGGCGAAGCTCATCAGCCTCCGCACCTGTCAGTTCACTGACGAACGGTCCGGCTCCAACACAGCTGGAATACGCCTTAACTACCGCAATAATTCTCGTAATTGCATAAGGTGGAAGACCCGCGCCTACTGGTGCAAAACCCGCCAGCGTAGACGATGATGTAGAGTAAGGATAGATGCCGTGATCCGGATCACGCAGCGCCCCAAGCTGTCCTTCTAGCAATATCGACTTTCCAGCTCGATACGCATCATTTAACAGCTTCGTTGTATCACAAACGAAAGGCCGCAGCTTCTCCGCTTGCTCAAGCAGCACAGTCAGAAGCTCCTCCGCTTTGATCGGCTTTTTGTTGTACAACTGCTCAAGCAGTACATTCTTGGCTGCCAAGGATTGCTCTAAACGCTGCAGCAATCGCTGCTCATCATACAGATCCGCAACTTGTACGCCAAGCTTTGCATATTTATCTGAATAAAATGGAGCAATGCCTCTTTTCGTCGATCCGAAGCCGTTTGAGCCAAGCCTTTCCTCCTCCAGCTCGTCAAATAAGCGGTGAATAGGCAGTACAACCTGTGCTCGTTCGGATATTCGAATTTGCGGCTCCGGTACTCCTCGTGCTATCAGCTCATTCCTCTCCCGCAGCAGCACTTCAATATCAAGAGCTGTGCCTGGGCCAATGACGTTCGTAATCTCTGGATAAAAGACGCCAGACGGCAGCATATTCATCGCGAATTTACCGTAGCTGTTAATAATCGTATGCCCAGCATTGCTGCCTCCTTGATAACGTACGACAAATGAGGATTTGGCAGCTAACGCATCTGTCATTTTCCCCTTGCCTTCATCTCCCCAATTCGCTCCCACTATAGCGGTTACCGTCAATTCAATCGCCTCCTAATGTTGTTATTGCCCTTTAAGGTTTATTATAATGAATGATGTGACATTAAAATAATTGATATAACTAATAGTTCATATTAGGTGGGATTATAGCTGTGATCGTAAACATGGAGTGGTATCGCGTCTTTTATTGGACGGCTAAGACAGGAAGCTTATCGCGCGCTGCAGAACAGCTTTATATTACACAGCCAGCCGTCACGCATACGATTAAGCAATTAGAGGCAAAGCTAGGCGGCCAGCTTTTTTTCCGTATGGCCAAGGGGGTCAAGCTTACGACTGAAGGCGAGGTCCTCTTTCGATATATCGAGCAAGCGTATAGCTTTATTGAGACAGGGGAAAAAATGCTCGCAGAAATGCACAACCTGCAAAGCGGTGAAATTAGTATCGGTGCGAGCGACACGT from Paenibacillus sp. FSL K6-3182 carries:
- a CDS encoding adenylosuccinate synthase, whose protein sequence is MTVTAIVGANWGDEGKGKMTDALAAKSSFVVRYQGGSNAGHTIINSYGKFAMNMLPSGVFYPEITNVIGPGTALDIEVLLRERNELIARGVPEPQIRISERAQVVLPIHRLFDELEEERLGSNGFGSTKRGIAPFYSDKYAKLGVQVADLYDEQRLLQRLEQSLAAKNVLLEQLYNKKPIKAEELLTVLLEQAEKLRPFVCDTTKLLNDAYRAGKSILLEGQLGALRDPDHGIYPYSTSSSTLAGFAPVGAGLPPYAITRIIAVVKAYSSCVGAGPFVSELTGAEADELRRLGGDAGEFGVNTGRPRRMGWFDAVATRYGCMLQGATEVALTNLDVLGYLDEIPVCIGYELGGQIIKDSFPVTAALASAKPVLKRLPGWNCDISQATTFEQLPEAAQQYVQFVEEAIGVKVASVSVGPRREQLITR